A segment of the Vibrio aquimaris genome:
AAAGGAAAACTAACGCTGGAAGAGTTTGAGCATATGAAGCTTCACCAAGTGTATGCCGAACAAATTATTTCCGAAGTGGCAGGGATCAGCCCCATCAGTCGTGATGTTTGTTTGATGCACCATGAAAAGCTTGATGGAAAAGGCTATCCCAATGGGCTGAAAGGAGACGAAATCCCGCTGCATGGCCGCATGAGTTGCATTGTGGATATATATGATGCTCTGACTGCCGACCGATGTTACAAAGAAGGCATGAGTTCGGCTGATGCATTCAAGGTTTTACTTTCTCTGACCCCTTTTCACCTCGACAAAGACTTGGTTTATAAGTTCATAAACTGCGTTGGCATATATCCTGTTGGTGCGATTGTTGAGTTAAACGATGGAAAAGTTGGAATCGTGTGGACATCGAATATGAGTGATTCTTTAAAACCTGAAGTGAAGTGCTTTTACTCGCGCAAGTATAAAAGATTTATTGATGTTAAGTTCATTGACTTAAAGGATAAGCGTTACAGGATCGAGAAGGCAATCGCACCATGCGATTTGGAGATTGATGCCAGATCATTCTTTGATGTTTGATTAATTAGACAAAGGTGGTTTTTATCCACCTCTATCCTCAATATATTAAAGGCTTATATAGCTTAATGGAATGTCGGGATCGATAGTGTCCAAAGTAGATTGTGTCGTATCTAAATGACTGCACGAACCATCCAGTTTTTCTGCCAATGCAACGGATTCTATCTGACTAAACGACTTTCCATCTAGTAGGAGCTGACAAAGAGCGACTTGAAGCGGGGGCAAGCTAGGATTGAAAGCGGCATTCTCAGCGTAGGCACCTTGGTAAATTTTGCCATCTTTGATCTTGATGCTGACTCCACTATGATTCTTTGTGTATGGTGCGTAGCTTTTATTTAGCGCAGCAACCGCCGATGCAATCATTTCATCATTGTGTTCAGATACAAGTTGGTGATCAGTGTCAGCCATTAAACCAGAAGTCACGCCAAGATCTGCGGGACCAAAAGAATCTGGCAAATAGCTGTGAAGTGGTTTCTCACTGAGAGCTGGTAGCTGAATCATAAGCCTATCAGCGGTGATCAGTTCATTCATAAACTGGCGGCAATGACCGCACGGGCTAAAGTTAATGGTGATATCTAAAATGCCTTTCTCACCCTTCATCCATGCATGGCTGATGGCAGATTGTTCAGCGTGTACGGTCTGGCCAAGTTGAGTTCCTGAAATTTCAAGGTTTGCGCCGAAATATAAACGTCCAGATAAGCCTCGAGCAATCGCGCCAACATAAAAATTTGATATCGAAGCATGAGCATAGGCAGCGGCAAAAGGGAGTAAAGCGACTCTCAAGTCTTGATCAGCAAGCCCTGATAAATCCATAAGCTTAGAATATTGTTCTGTTGATAGAGTAGCATCAAAGTTTTCAGCCAATAGAATAGGAGATAGGAAGTCTGCGATGCTTGCAGGTGTTTCTGCCAGTGCATGTTCAATGCGGCTTCTCATTAATAAATCCTTGTGATGACATTGTTAAACATCTCGGTGCCACACGCTCTTTATCAATGTGGCGAACTTTGATGCGGCAGACCATTTTATGCCAAGAGGAGAATTTTACTGTGATAAAGATCGACATTGAAAGTGTAATATATATGTAAATTACACTATTTGAGTGATCTCACACAGGGTAACGATTGCGCAAATATAAACAATGTTTGATTTGAGATTAATACAATTTAAAGATTCTTAACCAAATCTATGCCGCTAGCCATATCGCTAGTGCAAAAAATACCGGTGAGATAATAGATGTTATGACACCCGATAGAACCAAGGCTAGGGAACTAAAAGCGGCATCCTGACCATCTTTTTCAGCGCAGGTTGCGGTGCCAAGTGCATGAGATACCGTGCCCATTGTAAGCCCTTTCGCAATAGGGTGAGTAATGTTAAGAAGCTCATAGATGGGGTAGGCACAAATGGCTCCAAATAAACCCGCTAACATAACTAAGATCGCGGCGATAGATGGCTCTCCACCAAGATGACTTGAAATTTCCATTGCGATAGGAGTGGTGACTGATTTGCCAAGTAAACTGGCAACTAGACTCAGATCAGCTTTCAGGTAGGAAGCAATAAGCGTAGTCGTAAACATAGACATAGCGCTGCCAACAATACATGACAGCATAATAATACGCCAATTAGAACGTATCTGAGGTAGCTGCTCATATAAAGGGTAAGCGAGTGCGACTACAGCAGGTTGAAGTAGATAGTTAATCCATTGATTGCCTTCATAGTAAGTATCAAAAGGCACATTGAAATAAATAAGGCAAGGTATGATAACAACAAGACTGATCAATAGTGGGTTCATCAATGGATTTCTTAGCTTTTGGCTAATCCATCGGGCTGAGAAAAATACGATCAAGGTTAAGATTAGCCACATTATTTGTTGCCCTTTTTGAGTACGCGATCCAGCATCAAGCCCAATGTGATGAGCACAATAAAACTACCGCCAACAACACTGGCGAGTACAGCAAATGCATTGGTATAAAGCATATCGAAATGTTCCATCAAACCAACACTCACTGGGACAAATAGCAGCACCATATAGCGAATGAACAAAGTGGCACTAGGGCGTACCCATTCAGAGGGAACGACTCCACTACTGAGAAGTA
Coding sequences within it:
- the cdd gene encoding cytidine deaminase translates to MRSRIEHALAETPASIADFLSPILLAENFDATLSTEQYSKLMDLSGLADQDLRVALLPFAAAYAHASISNFYVGAIARGLSGRLYFGANLEISGTQLGQTVHAEQSAISHAWMKGEKGILDITINFSPCGHCRQFMNELITADRLMIQLPALSEKPLHSYLPDSFGPADLGVTSGLMADTDHQLVSEHNDEMIASAVAALNKSYAPYTKNHSGVSIKIKDGKIYQGAYAENAAFNPSLPPLQVALCQLLLDGKSFSQIESVALAEKLDGSCSHLDTTQSTLDTIDPDIPLSYISL
- a CDS encoding CidA/LrgA family protein, encoding MTATILKYVVSMGLILLCLLIGNQVQSLLGASIPSSIIGMLILFVLLSSGVVPSEWVRPSATLFIRYMVLLFVPVSVGLMEHFDMLYTNAFAVLASVVGGSFIVLITLGLMLDRVLKKGNK
- a CDS encoding CidB/LrgB family autolysis modulator, which encodes MWLILTLIVFFSARWISQKLRNPLMNPLLISLVVIIPCLIYFNVPFDTYYEGNQWINYLLQPAVVALAYPLYEQLPQIRSNWRIIMLSCIVGSAMSMFTTTLIASYLKADLSLVASLLGKSVTTPIAMEISSHLGGEPSIAAILVMLAGLFGAICAYPIYELLNITHPIAKGLTMGTVSHALGTATCAEKDGQDAAFSSLALVLSGVITSIISPVFFALAIWLAA